In Apium graveolens cultivar Ventura chromosome 10, ASM990537v1, whole genome shotgun sequence, the following are encoded in one genomic region:
- the LOC141689796 gene encoding protein PHOSPHATE STARVATION RESPONSE 1-like has translation MEARHALSFQSSSARQLSNHGAPGGLSSSLPVLSNPLLADYQEASMERTLASNPIDVRPLLPSNSGVVGPIFSSSAGFSSDLQYSTSASHGKHSTKTPFTSQLSNPGATMPLYNPCESRVFKSTSSSCYTTERNNDSWITDSVRSYLDCPVTSPGLNNQIDDKNGVCVVPSEDFNKTSDWQEWAEHLITDDNALPPNWVDLLVDDTTVAGPEPQIPYQMSTTPVNCPVQQPQVHQQQSQVQQQQQVNLQLPASSEETCTAVTPSSSAGGSSTSTKARMRWTPELHEAFVEAVNKLGGSERATPKGVLKQMKVEGLTIYHVKSHLQKYRTARYKPDSVEGSSERKLMPIEELSSLDLKTGIEITEALRMQMEVQKRLHEQLEIQRNLQLRIEEQGKQLQMMFEKQQKSGLDMAKALSSDMDKREAIQDSLAKSEEATLLSQHQLPADVPENAIPAAENISSHVREKQKQPEVEISKDLAATVTDKSTSQPVKRLKVNE, from the exons ATGGAGGCACGACATGCTTTATCCTTTCAAAGCTCAAGTGCTAGACAACTTAGTAATCATGGTGCACCTGGAGGTCTATCTTCATCTTTACCTGTTCTCTCCAATCCTTTGTTGGCAGATTACCAAGAGGCTTCAATGGAAAGAACACTTGCGTCAAATCCTATAGATGTTCGGCCTTTGTTGCCTTCCAATAGTGGGGTTGTTGGTCCTATTTTTTCTTCATCTGCTGGGTTCTCTTCTGATCTCCAGTACTCCACATCTGCATCCCATGGAAAACATTCAACAAAAACTCCTTTCACATCTCAGTTATCAAATCCTGGGGCAACTATGCCATTATATAATCCCTGTGAATCTAGAGTTTTCAAGTCTACCTCATCCAGTTGCTATACTACGGAAAGAAACAATGATTCCTGGATTACAGATTCAGTACGCAGCTACCTTGACTGTCCTGTAACTTCTCCTGGTTTAAACAATCAGATTGATGACAAGAACGGTGTGTGTGTTGTGCCATCTGAGGACTTTAATAAGACAAGTGACTGGCAAGAATGGGCGGAGCACTTAATCACTGACGATAATGCTTTGCCTCCTAATTGGGTTGACCTCCTTGTGGATGATACTACCGTTGCAGGTCCAGAACCACAG ATTCCATATCAAATGTCCACTACACCTGTGAACTGCCCAGTGCAGCAGCCACAAGTACATCAACAGCAGTCACAAGTACAGCAGCAGCAGCAAGTTAATTTGCAACTCCCTGCTTCATCCGAAGAGACATGCACTGCTGTCACACCATCGTCCTCAGCTGGAGGCAGTTCAACTTCAACGAAAGCACGCATGCGTTGGACACCAGAACTACATGAAGCATTTGTTGAGGCAGTCAACAAGCTGGGTGGTAGCGAAA GAGCGACTCCCAAGGGTGTGCTGAAGCAAATGAAAGTTGAAGGTCTGACTATATATCACGTAAAGAGCCATTTGCAG AAATATCGAACTGCAAGATACAAACCAGATTCAGTGGAAG GATCTTCTGAGAGAAAACTAATGCCTATTGAAGAACTGTCATCCTTGGACTTAAAAAC GGGCATTGAGATCACAGAGGCACTACGGATGCAGATGGAAGTTCAGAAACGCTTGCATGAACAGCTTGAG aTCCAGAGAAATTTACAGCTGAGGATTGAAGAACAAGGAAAACAGCTGCAGATGATGTTTGAGAAGCAACAGAAATCGGGACTTGACATGGCAAAGGCCTTATCGTCTGATATGGACAAACGTGAAGCAATTCAGGATTCCCTTGCCAAGAGTGAGGAAGCAACCTTACTTTCGCAGCATCAGCTACCAGCAGATGTCCCAGAAAATGCCATCCCAGCAGCAGAAAACATTTCTTCTCATGTGAGAGAAAAGCAAAAGCAACCTGAAGTTGAAATTTCAAAGGATCTTGCAGCAACTGTCACTGACAAATCTACCTCTCAACCAGTAAAGCGTTTGAAAGTAAATGAATAG